From the Brassica napus cultivar Da-Ae chromosome A8, Da-Ae, whole genome shotgun sequence genome, one window contains:
- the LOC106360475 gene encoding myrosinase-binding protein 2-like: METMSEKVGAVGGNKGGPFDDGVFDGVKKITVGKDFHSVSYIKIEYEKDGKFETREHGTIRGELQEFTVDYPNEYITSVGGSYEHVLSYGTVLIKSLRFKTSYGRTSPILGHTTLFGNPDGREFLLEGKDGGKLLGFHGRSGQALDAIGPHFFAVKSPLKHYNRQGGNGGSAWDDGAFDGVRKILVGRGGKFVSYVRFEYAKGQGMVPHAHGKRQEVPQEFVVDYPNEHITSVEGTIDGYLTSLKFKTSKGRTSPAFGNVAGRKFVFEEKDFKLVGFCGRSGDAIDAIGAHFAPLPPPPPPPAPTPAPTPTPAPAPTPAPTTTTKMGPLGGNKGNTFDDGILDGVKKIIIAADEYSITYIKIEYEKDGKVEIREHGTNRGELKEFSVAYPNEYITAVGGSYKHIFNYDTTLIKSLYFTTSKGFTSPLFGEMKGTEFEFKGENGGKLVGFHGRGGYAIDAIGAHFAQATTSSSSSLIKVEAVGGKGEVTFDDGSFDHVRKVFVGQGNSGVSYIKFEYEKDGRIVTHEHGQKTSLGTEEFEVGQGDDITSVKVYYDKLYGSKAEIITSLTFKTLKGITSQPFGMTSANLSLLEGGKITGFHGSSTDVLHSIGAYISASPRTMLHGKWIQVEQKGKTPGPRCSHAIAMVGNKMYAFGGELTPNFHIDRHLYFFDFKTHRWSVADPDGDVPELPCLGVCMVAIGTTLYVFGGRDGHRNYNGFYSYDTVKSEWKLITHVNKGPAPRSFHSMAADNKNIYVFGGVSTTVRVNTLHAYNIIDQKWTELPNPGESCKGRGGAGLAVVQGKIWVVYGFIGDEVDDVHCFDLVERKWTKVETRGEKPWARSVFALAVVGKYIIISGGEIEMDPKAHLGPGKLAGGTFVLDTESLLWEKLEEGHSPRGWIASTTASIDGKRGLLMHGGKAPTNGRYEDIFFYGVDSA; encoded by the exons ATGGAAACAATGTCTGAAAAAGTGGGAGCGGTCGGTGGTAACAAAGGCGGACCATTTGACGATGGTGTCTTCGATGGTGTGAAGAAAATAACTGTGGGAAAAGACTTCCACAGTGTTTCTTATATCAAGATTGAGTACGAAAAGGATGGAAAATTTGAAACCCGTGAACATGGAACCATTCGTGGAGAACTTCAAGAG TTCACGGTGGATTATCCGAACGAATATATCACATCTGTTGGTGGAAGCTACGAACATGTTTTAAGCTATGGAACAGTGCTGATCAAATCTTTACGCTTCAAAACCTCATATGGAAGGACCTCTCCCATACTCGGTCATACGACGTTGTTTGGAAATCCAGATGGGAGAGAATTCTTGCTAGAGGGTAAAGATGGTGGAAAGCTTCTAGGTTTCCATGGACGTTCTGGTCAAGCTCTTGATGCCATTGGTCCTCACTTCTTCGCTGTGAAATCCCCTCTTAAGCACTATAACCGTCAAGGTGGGAACGGAGGGAGTGCTTGGGACGATGGCGCTTTTGACGGTGTTAGAAAAATACTTGTTGGCCGTGGTGGTAAATTTGTGAGTTATGTGAGGTTTGAGTATGCAAAAGGCCAAGGAATGGTGCCACATGCTcatgggaagagacaagagGTTCCACAGGAG TTTGTGGTAGATTATCCTAATGAACATATTACGTCAGTGGAGGGAACCATCGATGGCTATCTTACATCGCTTAAGTTTAAGACATCAAAAGGAAGAACTTCCCCTGCTTTTGGCAATGTGGCTGGTAGGAAATTTGTGTTCGAGGAAAAAGATTTCAAGCTTGTCGGGTTTTGTGGTCGGTCCGGTGACGCTATCGATGCTATTGGCGCACATTTTGCCCCTCTtccacctccacctccacctccaGCTCCAACTCCTGCTCCAACTCCAACTCCAGCTCCAGCTCCAACTCCAGCgcccaccaccaccacaaagATGGGACCGCTCGGAGGTAACAAAGGAAACACATTCGACGATGGCATTTTGGATGGTGTGAAGAAAATAATCATCGCAGCAGATGAGTACAGTATAACTTATATCAAGATCGAATACGAAAAGGATGGAAAAGTAGAGATACGTGAACATGGGACAAATCGTGGGGAGCTAAAAGAG TTTTCGGTGGCCTATCCGAATGAATATATCACAGCCGTTGGTGGAAGCTACAAGCATATTTTCAACTATGATACAACGCTTATTAAATCGCTATACTTCACAACCTCCAAAGGATTTACGTCTCCATTGTTCGGTGAGATGAAGGGAACAGAGTTCGAGTTCAAAGGCGAAAATGGAGGAAAGCTTGTTGGATTCCATGGACGTGGTGGCTATGCTATTGATGCCATCGGTGCACATTTTGCTCAAGCTAcaacctcttcttcatcttctctcatCAAAGTGGAAGCTGTAGGAGGAAAGGGTGAAGTAACATTCGACGATGGTTCTTTTGATCATGTAAGAAAAGTTTTTGTTGGTCAAGGCAATTCTGGTGTGTCCTATATCAAGTTCGAATACGAGAAAGACGGCAGAATTGTGACACACGAGCACGGACAAAAGACATCTCTAGGAACAGAGGAGTTCGAGGTTGGTCAAGGCGACGACATCACATCTGTGAAAGTTTACTACGATAAACTCTATGGCTCGAAGGCAGAAATAATAACGTCTCTTACATTCAAGACACTGAAGGGCATCACCTCTCAGCCGTTTGGAATGACCTCAGCGAATTTGTCATTACTCGAAGGTGGCAAAATCACCGGCTTTCATGGAAGTTCGACGGACGTTCTTCATTCTATTGGAGCCTATATTTCGGCTTCTCCTCGGACGATGTTGCATGGCAAGTGGATTCAG GTGGAGCAAAAAGGAAAGACTCCTGGACCAAGATGTTCCCACGCTATTGCAATGGTTGGAAACAAAATGTACGCTTTTGGAGGAGAGCTAACTCCAAAttttcacatcgatcgacacctcTACTTCTTCGATTTCAAGACTCACAGATGGTCAGTCGCTGATCCAGACGGTGACGTTCCTGAGCTCCCTTGCTTAGGCGTTTGCATGGTAGCCATCGGCACTACACTCTATGTCTTCGGTGGCCGCGATGGCCACCGTAACTACAACGGCTTCTACTCTTATGATACGGTTAAAAGCGAGTGGAAACTCATAACTCACGTCAATAAAGGACCTGCGCCGCGTAGCTTCCATTCGATGGCTGCCGATAACAAGAACATCTATGTCTTTGGTGGAGTGAGTACTACAGTACGTGTCAACACACTTCATGCTTACAACATCATTGATCAGAAGTGGACCGAGCTTCCGAACCCAGGAGAGTCTTGCAAAGGGAGAGGTGGAGCAGGGCTCGCGGTTGTGCAAGGGAAAATTTGGGTTGTGTATGGATTTATTGGGGATGAAGTGGATGATGttcattgctttgatctagttgaAAGAAAGTGGACTAAAGTGGAAACAAGGGGTGAAAAGCCATGGGCGAGAAGCGTGTTTGCACTGGCGGTTGTGgggaaatatataattatatctgGAGGTGAGATTGAGATGGACCCAAAGGCTCATTTAGGTCCCGGGAAATTGGCCGGTGGAACTTTCGTGTTGGACACTGAAAGTTTGTTGTGGGAGAAACTTGAGGAAGGTCATAGCCCTCGTGGATGGATCGCATCCACAACTGCGTCCATTGATGGGAAAAGAGGGTTGTTGATGCATGGAGGGAAAGCTCCAACCAACGGTCGTTATGAAGACATCTTTTTCTATGGAGTAGACTCTGCTTAA